A window of Campylobacter cuniculorum DSM 23162 = LMG 24588 contains these coding sequences:
- the fusA gene encoding elongation factor G, with amino-acid sequence MSRTTPLKRVRNIGIAAHIDAGKTTTSERILFFTGMSHKIGEVHDGAATMDWMEQEKERGITITSAATTCFWKNHQINLIDTPGHVDFTIEVERSMRVLDGAVAVFCSVGGVQPQSETVWRQANKYGVPRIVFVNKMDRVGANFYSVEEQIRNRLKANAVPIQIPIGAEDNFKGVIDLVTMKALVWEDDTKPTDYVEKEIPAELKEKAEEYRTKMIEAVSETSDELMEKYLGGEELSVEEIKTGIKAGCLNLSMVPMLCGTAFKNKGVQPLLDAVVAYLPAPDEVANIKGEYEDGKEVSVKSTDDGEFAALAFKIMTDPFVGQLTFVRVYRGSLESGSYAYNSTKDKKERIGRLLKMHSNKREDIKVLYAGEIGAVVGLKDTLTGDTLASEKDKVILERMDFPDPVISVAVEPKTKADQEKMSIALNKLAQEDPSFRVSTDEESGQTIISGMGELHLEIIVDRMLREFKVEAEVGQPQVAYRETIRKAVEQEYKYAKQSGGRGQYGHVFLRLEPLEPGSGYEFVNDIKGGVIPKEYIPAVDKGVQEALQNGVLAGYPVEDVKVTVYDGSYHEVDSSEMAFKLAASMGFKEGARKAGAVILEPMMKVEVETPEDYMGDVIGDLNKRRGQVNSMDERGGNKIITAFCPLAEMFGYSTDLRSQTQGRATYSMEFDHYDEVPKNVSEEIIKKRNG; translated from the coding sequence ATGTCAAGAACGACTCCTTTGAAAAGGGTTAGAAATATCGGTATTGCTGCTCATATTGATGCAGGAAAAACAACAACGAGTGAAAGAATTTTATTTTTTACAGGAATGAGTCATAAGATTGGTGAAGTCCATGATGGTGCAGCAACTATGGACTGGATGGAACAAGAAAAAGAAAGAGGAATCACTATCACTTCCGCTGCAACCACTTGTTTTTGGAAAAATCATCAAATCAATCTTATAGACACTCCCGGACACGTTGATTTTACGATTGAAGTTGAAAGATCTATGCGTGTTTTGGATGGAGCGGTGGCAGTATTTTGTTCTGTGGGTGGGGTGCAACCTCAATCCGAGACCGTTTGGAGACAAGCAAATAAATATGGTGTTCCAAGAATAGTTTTTGTCAATAAAATGGACAGAGTGGGAGCAAATTTTTATAGCGTTGAAGAACAAATTCGTAATCGCTTAAAGGCTAATGCCGTTCCAATTCAAATTCCTATCGGTGCGGAGGATAATTTTAAAGGTGTGATTGATTTAGTTACAATGAAAGCTTTGGTTTGGGAGGATGATACAAAACCGACTGATTATGTGGAAAAAGAAATTCCCGCTGAACTCAAAGAAAAAGCTGAAGAATACCGCACAAAAATGATAGAAGCAGTTTCTGAAACTTCTGATGAGCTTATGGAAAAATATTTGGGAGGAGAGGAGCTTAGCGTTGAAGAGATTAAAACGGGAATTAAAGCAGGTTGTTTGAATCTTTCTATGGTGCCTATGCTCTGTGGGACAGCTTTTAAGAACAAAGGAGTTCAGCCTTTACTTGATGCAGTGGTAGCGTATTTGCCCGCTCCTGATGAAGTTGCAAATATCAAAGGTGAATACGAAGATGGAAAAGAAGTTTCTGTAAAATCAACCGATGATGGGGAATTTGCAGCACTTGCATTTAAGATTATGACAGACCCTTTTGTAGGACAGCTCACCTTTGTACGTGTCTATAGAGGAAGCTTAGAAAGTGGTTCTTATGCTTATAATTCTACTAAAGATAAAAAAGAAAGAATCGGGCGTCTTCTTAAAATGCACTCAAATAAAAGAGAAGATATTAAAGTGCTTTATGCAGGAGAAATCGGTGCTGTGGTAGGGCTTAAGGATACCTTAACAGGAGATACTTTAGCCAGTGAAAAAGATAAGGTGATTTTGGAGAGAATGGATTTTCCAGATCCTGTTATCTCTGTTGCGGTTGAACCAAAAACTAAGGCTGATCAAGAAAAAATGTCTATCGCTCTTAATAAACTTGCTCAAGAAGACCCATCTTTTAGGGTTAGCACAGATGAAGAAAGCGGACAGACTATCATTTCAGGTATGGGGGAACTTCACTTAGAAATTATTGTGGATAGAATGTTAAGAGAATTTAAAGTTGAAGCTGAAGTTGGACAACCTCAAGTTGCGTATCGTGAAACCATTAGAAAAGCTGTTGAACAAGAATACAAATACGCTAAACAATCCGGAGGTCGCGGACAATACGGACATGTCTTTTTACGTCTTGAACCTTTAGAACCCGGAAGTGGTTATGAATTTGTGAATGATATTAAAGGTGGTGTCATCCCTAAAGAATACATTCCAGCAGTGGATAAAGGTGTGCAAGAAGCTTTACAAAATGGTGTGTTAGCAGGTTATCCTGTTGAAGATGTTAAAGTTACTGTTTATGATGGAAGTTATCATGAAGTGGATTCTTCGGAAATGGCTTTTAAACTTGCTGCTTCTATGGGCTTTAAAGAAGGTGCTAGAAAAGCGGGAGCTGTTATACTTGAGCCTATGATGAAAGTTGAAGTTGAAACTCCAGAAGATTATATGGGCGATGTTATAGGCGATTTAAACAAGAGAAGAGGGCAGGTTAATTCTATGGACGAAAGAGGGGGAAATAAAATCATCACAGCCTTTTGTCCTTTGGCTGAAATGTTTGGTTATTCAACCGATCTTAGAAGTCAAACTCAAGGAAGAGCAACTTATTCTATGGAATTTGATCATTATGATGAAGTGCCTAAAAATGTTTCTGAAGAGATTATCAAAAAAAGAAATGGTTAA
- a CDS encoding phosphotransferase yields MDFVVAKEFITFFECYRFDSILEKFNLLIHFCYTNIQKSKLCEVKRELFEQKYLNIKENLIKNKFYNFHLNHIFENLEQDISQLEKILILPLGRCHGDLTLSNVLFLENKIVLIDFLDSFIETPLQDIVKLRQDTKHKWSLNLYKNSYDKTKINIILDILDKKVEQYFKTFDFYKSYYTFFQKINLFRIMPYVKNKKIMSYLIKEILKLKNEEEQ; encoded by the coding sequence ATGGACTTTGTCGTTGCAAAAGAATTTATAACTTTTTTTGAATGTTATAGATTTGATTCTATATTAGAAAAATTTAATCTTTTAATCCATTTTTGTTATACAAATATTCAAAAATCAAAACTTTGTGAAGTAAAAAGAGAACTTTTCGAGCAAAAATATTTAAATATCAAAGAAAATCTCATTAAAAATAAATTCTATAATTTTCATCTTAATCATATTTTTGAAAATTTAGAACAAGACATATCTCAATTAGAAAAAATATTAATTTTACCTTTAGGGCGATGCCATGGGGATTTAACTTTATCTAATGTGCTTTTCTTAGAAAATAAAATTGTTTTAATCGATTTTTTAGATAGTTTTATAGAAACTCCTTTGCAAGATATAGTTAAGCTTAGACAGGATACAAAGCATAAATGGAGTTTAAATTTATATAAAAATTCCTATGACAAAACTAAAATCAATATAATCTTAGATATTTTAGATAAAAAAGTGGAACAATATTTCAAAACATTTGATTTTTATAAATCATATTATACATTTTTTCAAAAAATCAATCTCTTTAGAATAATGCCTTATGTAAAAAATAAAAAAATAATGTCTTATTTAATCAAAGAAATTTTAAAACTTAAAAATGAGGAGGAACAATGA
- a CDS encoding NAD-dependent epimerase/dehydratase family protein produces the protein MKILITGGAGFIGSSLGYYLSKKGYEVILIDNFSYGRLDNLVIDGEVFGEFIGLDIRSKELSSYMQDVDIVFHFAGIAALPDCQSDPYEAIDVNVAGTANVLNAARINGVKKVIFSSTSAIYEANRNFPCQESDFTNPYLIYSNSKKQAEMLCYSFFKTYGLNSVILRFFNVYGPHQDMKRKHPPLIGYILKELLQMGGGNRPILYSDGNQKRDYVYIDDVISLCELVMSNDNVHNKTLNVCTGEVVSVAEIYEIIAQYLNSNIKPLYNEAKDFWKKYPALYEGKMILKNSILEDEVNKYALGSNSIAKSLGWKPKYNIKQGLEECCKYAEKIFGGQR, from the coding sequence ATGAAAATATTGATTACAGGTGGAGCTGGATTTATCGGCTCTTCTCTTGGTTATTATCTAAGCAAAAAGGGATATGAGGTGATTTTAATCGATAATTTTTCTTATGGTCGGCTTGATAATTTAGTCATTGATGGAGAAGTTTTTGGTGAGTTTATAGGACTTGATATAAGAAGTAAAGAACTTAGCTCCTATATGCAAGATGTTGATATAGTGTTTCATTTTGCTGGAATTGCAGCTTTACCGGATTGTCAAAGTGATCCTTATGAAGCTATTGATGTTAATGTTGCAGGAACTGCAAATGTTTTAAATGCCGCTCGGATTAATGGAGTTAAAAAAGTCATTTTTTCAAGCACTTCAGCAATTTATGAAGCTAATAGAAATTTTCCTTGTCAAGAGAGTGATTTTACTAATCCTTATCTTATTTATTCAAATTCAAAAAAACAAGCCGAAATGCTTTGTTATAGTTTTTTTAAAACTTATGGTTTAAATAGTGTGATTTTAAGATTTTTTAATGTTTATGGACCTCATCAGGATATGAAAAGAAAACATCCTCCATTGATAGGTTATATTTTGAAAGAACTTTTGCAAATGGGGGGGGGGAATCGACCTATACTTTATTCAGATGGAAATCAGAAAAGAGATTATGTTTATATCGATGATGTTATTTCTTTATGTGAGCTTGTTATGAGTAATGATAATGTTCATAATAAAACTTTAAATGTTTGCACAGGAGAAGTTGTAAGTGTGGCAGAGATTTATGAAATTATAGCTCAATATTTAAATTCAAATATCAAACCTCTTTACAATGAAGCAAAAGATTTTTGGAAAAAATATCCAGCACTTTATGAGGGAAAAATGATATTAAAAAATAGCATTTTAGAGGACGAAGTCAATAAATATGCATTAGGCTCAAATTCAATAGCTAAAAGTTTAGGCTGGAAACCAAAATACAATATAAAACAGGGTTTAGAAGAATGTTGTAAATATGCAGAAAAAATATTTGGAGGACAAAGATGA
- a CDS encoding HAD domain-containing protein — translation MNLILPVAGKSSRFPNLKPKWLLTHPNGNLMITEAIRGLNLKDFEKIYLISLDRHFENFNLKEVLFKQFRSLNIDKKLEFVCLKRQTNSQPQTIYEGIKHIGLDGGIYIKDSDNFFKELVKKGNFISIGDLNELELANVKNKSYVSINENNILTNIVEKRIISPFFNVGGYGFESAKDFVKYYKILSNEKELYISHIIYKMICDGHTFIGSKVKNYLDWGTLEDWNKYKSHFITLFVDIDGVLVYNSSQFFSPKWGETAKIKENVEILNKLYESQKVQIILTTSRTIEVKDLTEKQLKKENIKYHQIIFNLYHTKRIVINDYAYSNPYKSCDCINLQRDSKELKFMLGL, via the coding sequence ATGAATTTAATTTTACCAGTAGCAGGAAAAAGCTCAAGATTTCCTAATCTTAAACCAAAATGGCTTTTAACACACCCAAATGGAAATTTAATGATTACAGAAGCTATTCGTGGTTTGAATTTGAAAGATTTTGAAAAAATCTATCTCATTTCTCTTGACAGACATTTTGAAAATTTTAATTTAAAAGAGGTTTTATTTAAACAATTTCGTAGTTTAAATATCGATAAAAAGCTCGAATTTGTCTGTTTAAAAAGACAGACAAATTCTCAACCGCAAACCATTTATGAAGGGATTAAACATATAGGTTTGGATGGAGGAATTTATATCAAAGATAGTGATAATTTTTTCAAAGAACTAGTGAAAAAAGGTAATTTTATATCAATTGGAGATTTAAATGAACTTGAATTAGCAAATGTAAAAAACAAAAGTTATGTGAGTATAAATGAAAATAATATTCTTACAAATATAGTAGAAAAAAGAATTATCTCACCATTTTTTAATGTTGGGGGATATGGTTTTGAAAGTGCCAAAGATTTTGTAAAATACTATAAAATTTTATCAAACGAAAAAGAGCTTTATATTTCACATATTATTTATAAAATGATATGCGACGGACATACCTTTATAGGCTCAAAAGTTAAAAATTATTTAGATTGGGGAACTTTAGAGGATTGGAATAAGTATAAATCTCATTTTATAACACTTTTTGTGGATATTGATGGAGTTTTAGTCTATAATTCAAGTCAATTTTTTTCTCCAAAATGGGGAGAAACTGCTAAAATAAAAGAAAATGTAGAGATTTTAAATAAACTTTATGAAAGTCAAAAAGTTCAAATTATACTTACAACTTCAAGAACTATTGAGGTCAAAGATTTAACCGAAAAGCAACTAAAAAAAGAAAATATAAAATACCATCAAATCATTTTTAACCTTTATCATACTAAAAGGATTGTTATTAATGATTATGCCTATTCAAATCCATATAAAAGTTGTGATTGTATCAATTTGCAAAGAGATAGTAAAGAATTAAAATTTATGTTAGGGTTATAA